In the genome of Nitrospirota bacterium, one region contains:
- a CDS encoding response regulator — protein sequence MSLTIPKFADQEMPAIPEARAPLVFADQVAVVYRGSRDASLVTVVNGLFIAYIQRDVIPTVVLAPCIAYLLVVALGRLGLAYRYWQAADRVAAAPLWHRRYVIVTGLLGIGWGITGSLLFPVDSIAHQMFLVFVLAGMVSGAAAYLPASKPAFLCFVLPLLIPLTVRLLTMGDEVHLFMGLMAVLYGAALWATAWRTHVTIVASLNLRHENRELIAYLTDAKERAERLNTDLTAEIEQRRQTEAALKQSEEQLLQSQKMEAVGKLAGGIAHEFNNILQVIKGYCYFLLPGLAKQEALRRDVEGIEQSADRAASLTNQLLAFSRRQVIMPRVLDFNAIIVEQHRMLDRLIGESIKLEVELAPDLPRVKADPAQIGQVLLNLVNNARDAMPKGGVVTIATSQLTLWENAGEAYPGIPRGAYVRLTVRDTGCGMQPEVLARIFEPFFTTKEVGKGTGLGLSTVYGLIAQTGGHIRVASQPGQGTCFTILLPAVVQAADELSPEKSSTGPLTGTETILIAEDELAVRKVLRAALREKGYRVLEAEDGQAALQVCRDHAGPIHLAVVDLVMPTLGGQALVQRLVPRYPNLKVLYMSGYTDQPVDLRELSDANRAFLQKPFSSDLLLRTVRSLLDES from the coding sequence GTGTCGTTAACGATTCCAAAATTCGCCGATCAGGAGATGCCGGCGATTCCGGAAGCCCGCGCGCCGCTGGTCTTTGCGGACCAAGTCGCGGTCGTCTACCGGGGATCGCGCGACGCCTCGCTGGTCACGGTGGTGAACGGCCTGTTCATCGCCTATATCCAGCGCGACGTCATTCCCACCGTGGTCCTCGCGCCCTGTATCGCCTATTTGCTGGTGGTGGCCCTCGGGCGGCTCGGTCTCGCTTACCGTTATTGGCAGGCGGCGGACCGGGTGGCGGCGGCCCCTCTGTGGCACCGGCGTTATGTCATAGTCACCGGCCTCCTGGGGATCGGCTGGGGAATCACCGGGTCCCTGCTCTTTCCCGTCGACTCCATCGCGCACCAGATGTTTCTCGTCTTCGTGCTGGCCGGTATGGTGTCGGGCGCCGCCGCCTACCTGCCGGCGAGCAAGCCTGCGTTCCTCTGTTTTGTTCTTCCCTTGTTGATCCCGCTGACCGTCCGCTTGCTGACCATGGGCGACGAGGTGCATCTGTTCATGGGCCTCATGGCGGTCCTGTATGGGGCCGCCCTTTGGGCAACCGCCTGGCGCACGCATGTGACGATCGTCGCCTCGCTCAATCTGCGCCATGAGAATCGCGAGCTGATCGCCTATCTCACGGACGCCAAGGAGAGGGCCGAGCGGCTGAACACGGACCTGACGGCGGAGATCGAGCAGCGGCGGCAGACCGAGGCGGCGCTCAAGCAGAGCGAGGAACAACTGCTCCAATCGCAGAAGATGGAAGCGGTCGGCAAGTTGGCGGGCGGCATCGCCCACGAGTTCAACAACATTCTCCAGGTCATCAAGGGCTATTGCTATTTCCTCCTGCCCGGGCTGGCGAAGCAGGAGGCCCTGCGGCGGGACGTCGAAGGGATCGAACAGTCGGCGGACCGGGCCGCGAGCCTCACGAACCAATTGTTGGCGTTCAGCCGGCGGCAAGTGATCATGCCGCGGGTCCTGGATTTCAATGCGATTATCGTGGAGCAACACCGGATGTTGGACCGGCTGATCGGCGAGTCCATCAAGCTGGAGGTGGAACTGGCGCCGGATCTGCCGCGGGTCAAGGCGGACCCGGCGCAGATCGGGCAGGTGTTGCTCAATTTGGTGAACAACGCGCGGGACGCCATGCCGAAAGGCGGCGTGGTGACGATCGCGACCTCCCAACTGACCCTCTGGGAGAATGCGGGTGAGGCCTATCCGGGGATTCCGCGCGGCGCGTACGTGAGGCTCACCGTGCGCGATACGGGCTGCGGCATGCAGCCTGAGGTGCTCGCGCGGATCTTCGAACCGTTTTTTACCACCAAGGAGGTGGGCAAGGGTACCGGTCTGGGCTTGTCCACCGTGTATGGATTGATCGCGCAGACCGGGGGCCATATTCGGGTCGCCAGTCAGCCGGGACAGGGCACCTGTTTTACGATCCTGCTGCCGGCGGTGGTTCAGGCCGCGGACGAATTGAGTCCGGAGAAATCGTCAACCGGGCCGCTCACAGGCACCGAGACGATTCTGATCGCCGAAGACGAGCTGGCGGTGCGCAAAGTGCTGCGCGCGGCTCTCAGGGAGAAGGGCTATCGGGTCCTGGAAGCAGAGGATGGCCAGGCGGCGCTCCAGGTGTGTCGGGACCACGCAGGGCCGATCCACCTGGCGGTGGTGGATCTGGTCATGCCTACGTTAGGGGGGCAAGCTCTCGTTCAGCGGCTGGTTCCGCGGTATCCGAACCTGAAAGTGCTCTATATGTCCGGCTATACCGATCAGCCGGTCGATCTTCGGGAACTGTCGGATGCGAATCGGGCCTTCTTGCAGAAGCCCTTCTCATCGGACCTCTTGCTGCGCACCGTTCGAAGCTTGTTGGATGAATCCTAA